One genomic window of Acidobacteriota bacterium includes the following:
- the tcmP gene encoding three-Cys-motif partner protein TcmP: protein MVTDADLQSFGGDWTAEKLSRVRKYLGAYVKIMSKRRFRYAYIDAFAGTGYRTQKQSELESEPMFPELFDSESQKFIEGSATIALEVEPRFSKYIFIEKDPERAAELEKLKVEFPDKASDIIIQNTEANQALIEICQKNWKKHRAVLFLDPYELVASFKPYKTPVS from the coding sequence ATGGTAACCGACGCAGACTTACAAAGCTTTGGAGGAGATTGGACGGCAGAAAAGTTGAGCCGAGTTCGTAAATACTTGGGAGCATATGTGAAAATTATGAGCAAGAGAAGATTCAGATATGCTTATATTGATGCTTTTGCTGGGACAGGGTATCGGACACAGAAGCAGAGTGAATTAGAAAGTGAGCCAATGTTTCCAGAGTTATTTGATTCGGAGTCCCAGAAATTCATTGAAGGGTCAGCTACAATTGCGCTTGAGGTTGAACCCCGATTTTCAAAATACATTTTTATTGAGAAGGATCCAGAAAGAGCAGCAGAACTCGAAAAATTAAAGGTGGAGTTTCCTGATAAAGCAAGTGACATCATCATTCAAAACACCGAAGCTAATCAGGCGTTGATTGAGATCTGCCAGAAGAATTGGAAAAAACACCGAGCGGTTTTGTTTTTAGATCCATATGAACTGGTTGCGAGTTTTAAGCCTTACAAAACTCCCGTAAGTTGA